A section of the Solea solea chromosome 17, fSolSol10.1, whole genome shotgun sequence genome encodes:
- the LOC131444040 gene encoding prospero homeobox protein 1-like, which yields MYSTSNIYLDDCTAEHLHSFQPDPVHSNSDASSISVTPHQDSEDAKMLKGSDYYSGGEADSSFFSSSPVEVNTSRDSSTRRPPSPASGFCAHHDWNLSSGHQAKRARVENIIKGMTSSPGMHSTDVLTPQYEHTEHTKEDERNRELPLHQENVARSSISHSQRRPQHLRQLRTRFYHVDEVTTDNNKAEKYPTWNISPDTFPKDAFTDFDLEWQKYPSWRKGKLMNFFQPKPERVKLMADVLKHELSRAVSRSVDSVFKSVPLLQTASNNEDLGIEKPPQSSVCEDKKIRLSCDGYAKVQIPDVQSEALSLVVQKPRLERCDQRIVQPRSRAPHNLKPHQSFSHDSALHDNWLLQKNHNTPRQQVLGSSEVVQANSEMFDTQGTSVKVKPKVNSRRARSPHTATVDPVLHGRLCFPRVKVESDSVVKNHPYMLNEGLTTNHLKKAKLMFFYTRYPSSLVLKTCFHDVQFTRCITSQLIKWFSNFREFYYIQIEKFARHALVEGVADVRDLTVGRESELFRALNMHYNKASDFQVPDRFVEVAGITLREFYVAISMGKDHDPSWKKAIYKVICKLDGDVPTEFKSHQSR from the exons ATGTATTCGACCAGCAACATTTACCTTGATGACTGCACTGCAGAGCATCTCCATTCTTTTCAACCCGATCCTGTGCATTCAAATTCAGATGCATCAAGCATTTCTGTGACTCCTCACCAAGACAGCGAGGATGCAAAAATGCTCAAAGGGAGTGATTATTACAGTGGAGGTGAAGCTGATTCAAGTTTCTTCAGTTCCAGCCCAGTAGAAGTCAACACATCCAGAGACAGCTCCACAAGAAGGCCCCCATCTCCTGCATCCGGTTTCTGCGCTCATCACGACTGGAATCTAAGCAGTGGCCATCAAGCAAAGCGAGCCAGAGTCGAAAATATCATCAAAGGCATGACAAGCTCTCCTGGTATGCACAGCACAGATGTGTTGACACCACAGTATGAGCACACAGAACACACGAAGGAGGACGAAAGGAATCGAGAACTGCCTCTACATCAGGAGAACGTGGCAAGAAGCAGCATAAGTCACAGCCAGAGAAGACCGCAGCACCTGCGGCAGCTCAGGACAAGGTTTTACCATGTTGATGAAGTAACTACAGACAATAATAAGGCAGAGAAATACCCCACCTGGAATATTTCTCCTGACACATTTCCAAAAGATGCTTTTACAGACTTTGACCTTGAGTGGCAGAAATATCCAAGCTGGAGGAAGGGGAAGCTCATGAATTTTTTCCAACCCAAACCGGAGAGAGTAAAGCTCATGGCAGATGTTTTAAAGCATGAACTGTCCAGAGCTGTGAGCAGGAGTGTTGactctgtttttaaaagtgtgccTCTTCTACAGACAGCATCAAACAATGAGGACTTAGGGATAGAAAAGCCTCCTCAGTCATCAGTGtgtgaagacaaaaaaataagactTTCATGTGATGGGTATGCAAAGGTGCAGATACCAGATGTTCAATCAGAAGCTCTGTCACTGGTTGTACAAAAGCCAAGACTGGAAAGATGTGATCAGCGTATCGTCCAACCCAGATCAAGAGCTCCTCATAATCTAAAACCTCATCAGTCGTTCAGTCATGACTCTGCTTTGCACGACAACTGGCTGCTGCAGAAGAATCACAACACTCCCCGTCAACAAGTCCTCGGAAGCTCTGAGGTTGTCCAAGCAAATTCTGAGATGTTTGACACACAGGGGACTTCAGTCAAAGTGAAACCAAAGGTCAACTCCAGACGTGCGAGGAGCCCGCACACTGCCACTGTTGATCCAGTGCTCCATGGACGCCTGTGCTTCCCTCGTGTCAAGGTTGAGTCTGACAGCGTGGTGAAGAATCACCCATACATGCTGAAC GAGGGTCTGACTACAAACCATTTGAAGAAAGCAAAGCTCATGTTCTTTTACACTCGCTACCCAAGCTCACTGGTCCTGAAGACGTGTTTCCATGACGTGCAG TTCACACGCTGCATCACCTCTCAGCTCATCAAGTGGTTCAGCAACTTCAGGGAGTTTTACTACATCCAGATCGAGAAGTTTGCTCGTCATGCACTCGTGGAGGGAGTGGCCGATGTGAGAGATCTGACAGTGGGAAGAGAATCAGAACTTTTCAGAGCTCTTAACATGCACTACAACAAAGCCAGTGACTTCCAG GTCCCTGACAGATTTGTCGAGGTTGCTGGGATTACACTGAGAGAGTTTTACGTTGCAATTTCAATGGGCAAAGATCATGATCCATCCTGGAAGAAAGCGATCTACAAGGTGATCTGTAAACTGGACGGTGATGTACCAACTGAATTCAAGAGCCATCAGTCCAGATAA
- the LOC131443759 gene encoding dihydrolipoyllysine-residue succinyltransferase component of 2-oxoglutarate dehydrogenase complex, mitochondrial-like isoform X2, with amino-acid sequence MFYFGKVYQAAPSAVDHFQDIHSWDEVVTVKTPAFAESVTEGDVRWEKAVGDSVAEDELVCEIETDKTSVQVPSPVAGVIEELLVPDGGKVEGGTPLFKLRKGAAAAAKAAPSTAPEAQAAAAPPPPPPSPASTTTPMPAAPPQAVPTKPASAVKPMTAPPAPASPAAGGRGENRVKMNRMRLRIAQRLKEAQDTCAMLTTFNEVDMSNIQDMRKNYKDAFLKKHNTKLGFMSPFVKAAAHALMDQPAVNAVIDDATKEIIYRDYVDISVAVATPKGLVVPVIRNVETMNFADIETAITALGEKARNNELAIEDMDGGTFTISNGGVFGSMFGTPIINPPQSAILGMHGIFDRPVVINGKVEIRPMMYVALTYDHRLVDGREAVTFLRKIKAVVEDPRVLLLDM; translated from the exons ATGTTCTACTTCGGCAAAGTGTATCAG GCAGCTCCGTCTGCAGTCGACCACTTTCAAGATATTCACAGCT GGGATGAAGTGGTCACAGTCAAAACTCCTGCATTTGCAGAGTCTGTTACAGAGGGAGATGTGAGGTGGGAAAAAG ctGTGGGGGACTCAGTGGCGGAAGATGAGTTGGTGTGTGAAATTGAGACTGACAAG ACCTCGGTACAAGTCCCTTCTCCAGTAGCTGGTGTAATTGAGGAACTGCTGGTGCCAGACGGTGGGAAGGTAGAAGGAGGAACCCCCCTCTTCAAGCTCCGGAAAGGAG ctgctgctgctgccaaagcTGCTCCCTCCACAGCTCCAGAGgcacaagctgctgctgctccccctccaccaccaccatctccaGCTTCAACCACCACACCCATGCCTGCAGCGCCACCACAGGCTGTCCCAACAAAGCCTG CTTCTGCTGTCAAGCCTATGACTGCACCTCCAGCACCAGCTTCTCCTGcagcaggaggcagaggagaaaaCAGG GTGAAGATGAACCGTATGAGGTTGAGGATCGCCCAGAGACTGAAGGAGGCTCAGGACACCTGTGCTATGCTGACCACCTTCAACGAGGTTGACATGAG CAACATTCAGGACATGAGGAAGAACTATAAGGACGCTTTCTTGAAGAAGCACAACACCAAACTGGGTTTTATGTCGCCGTTTGTAAAGGCGGCAGCACACGCTCTGATGGACCAACCTGCTGTCAATGCTG TCATTGATGATGCAACTAAAGAGATAATATACAGGGATTATGTGGACattagtgttgctgtggcaactcCAAAG GGTCTTGTTGTACCAGTGATCCGTAACGTTGAGACAATGAACTTTGCTGACATTGAGACGGCTATTACCGCACTGGGGGAAAAG GCTCGTAATAATGAGCTTGCTATTGAAGACATGGACGGAGGCACTTTCACCATCAGCAATGGTGGCGTGTTTGGCTCTATGTTTGGTACACCCATCATCAACCCTCCCCAGTCTGCCATCCTGGGCATGCATGGCATCTTTGACCGACCTGTTGTCATAAACGGAAAG GTCGAGATCCGGCCTATGATGTATGTGGCCCTGACGTACGACCACCGGCTCGTCGACGGCAGGGAAGCTGTTACTTTCTTGCGCAAGATCAAAGCTGTGGTGGAAGATCCCCGAGTGCTGCTTCTGGACATGTGA
- the LOC131443759 gene encoding dihydrolipoyllysine-residue succinyltransferase component of 2-oxoglutarate dehydrogenase complex, mitochondrial-like isoform X1, with translation MLARTRGVYRTLGRSVSAVSQANNVLLRQSVSGSSVCSRPLSRYSQLCEFSSSANVLHIRYFKTSAVHRDEVVTVKTPAFAESVTEGDVRWEKAVGDSVAEDELVCEIETDKTSVQVPSPVAGVIEELLVPDGGKVEGGTPLFKLRKGAAAAAKAAPSTAPEAQAAAAPPPPPPSPASTTTPMPAAPPQAVPTKPASAVKPMTAPPAPASPAAGGRGENRVKMNRMRLRIAQRLKEAQDTCAMLTTFNEVDMSNIQDMRKNYKDAFLKKHNTKLGFMSPFVKAAAHALMDQPAVNAVIDDATKEIIYRDYVDISVAVATPKGLVVPVIRNVETMNFADIETAITALGEKARNNELAIEDMDGGTFTISNGGVFGSMFGTPIINPPQSAILGMHGIFDRPVVINGKVEIRPMMYVALTYDHRLVDGREAVTFLRKIKAVVEDPRVLLLDM, from the exons ATGTTAGCACGAACCAGAGGTGTGTACCGGACGCTCGGCCGTTCCGTGTCAGCGGTGAGCCAG GCAAATAATGTTCTACTTCGGCAAAGTGTATCAG GCAGCTCCGTCTGCAGTCGACCACTTTCAAGATATTCACAGCT ATGTGAATTTTCATCATCAGCAAATGTCTTGCATATCAGATACTTCAAGACATCTGCTGTTCATA GGGATGAAGTGGTCACAGTCAAAACTCCTGCATTTGCAGAGTCTGTTACAGAGGGAGATGTGAGGTGGGAAAAAG ctGTGGGGGACTCAGTGGCGGAAGATGAGTTGGTGTGTGAAATTGAGACTGACAAG ACCTCGGTACAAGTCCCTTCTCCAGTAGCTGGTGTAATTGAGGAACTGCTGGTGCCAGACGGTGGGAAGGTAGAAGGAGGAACCCCCCTCTTCAAGCTCCGGAAAGGAG ctgctgctgctgccaaagcTGCTCCCTCCACAGCTCCAGAGgcacaagctgctgctgctccccctccaccaccaccatctccaGCTTCAACCACCACACCCATGCCTGCAGCGCCACCACAGGCTGTCCCAACAAAGCCTG CTTCTGCTGTCAAGCCTATGACTGCACCTCCAGCACCAGCTTCTCCTGcagcaggaggcagaggagaaaaCAGG GTGAAGATGAACCGTATGAGGTTGAGGATCGCCCAGAGACTGAAGGAGGCTCAGGACACCTGTGCTATGCTGACCACCTTCAACGAGGTTGACATGAG CAACATTCAGGACATGAGGAAGAACTATAAGGACGCTTTCTTGAAGAAGCACAACACCAAACTGGGTTTTATGTCGCCGTTTGTAAAGGCGGCAGCACACGCTCTGATGGACCAACCTGCTGTCAATGCTG TCATTGATGATGCAACTAAAGAGATAATATACAGGGATTATGTGGACattagtgttgctgtggcaactcCAAAG GGTCTTGTTGTACCAGTGATCCGTAACGTTGAGACAATGAACTTTGCTGACATTGAGACGGCTATTACCGCACTGGGGGAAAAG GCTCGTAATAATGAGCTTGCTATTGAAGACATGGACGGAGGCACTTTCACCATCAGCAATGGTGGCGTGTTTGGCTCTATGTTTGGTACACCCATCATCAACCCTCCCCAGTCTGCCATCCTGGGCATGCATGGCATCTTTGACCGACCTGTTGTCATAAACGGAAAG GTCGAGATCCGGCCTATGATGTATGTGGCCCTGACGTACGACCACCGGCTCGTCGACGGCAGGGAAGCTGTTACTTTCTTGCGCAAGATCAAAGCTGTGGTGGAAGATCCCCGAGTGCTGCTTCTGGACATGTGA